A stretch of Zerene cesonia ecotype Mississippi chromosome 23, Zerene_cesonia_1.1, whole genome shotgun sequence DNA encodes these proteins:
- the LOC119836257 gene encoding glucose dehydrogenase [FAD, quinone]-like, with product MQSMKINTLLILIISLSATSSNDDFDDIVTVSDEDYAVPEPSNYNGYEFVKKQKRHTSSPYKSRVLEAMLNTPMYHLNTSESDVFSAFRDQYELPKGFKGPLKIYDFIIVGAGSAGSVLAARLSEGKKASVLLLEAGVGESIIGSVPILAPLLQQTDYVWPYLMEPQPGVCMGMDNERCFWPRGKAVGGTSAVNYMIYTRGMPVDWNRIAAKGNYGWSYDDVLPYYIKSERANLRGLKNSPWHGKDGELSVEDIPFRSKLSKAFLDAGQLFGNRRVDYNSPDGFGFSFIQATINKGKRASSATAFLHDIKKRKNLHILTSSRATRILIDPLTKTAYGVEFQRLGQKYTIHAAKEVILSAGPIESPHLLMLSGVGPREHLESFGINVIQNLPVGQTLYDHISFPGLTFLLNATQLTLAERKIATLQNTVQYTQYGDGPMSSLAGVETIGYIKTQESNELGDVPDIELIGTCASLASDEGNIVAKGIRLSNRLYNNYYKPVEHLESFTIIFMLLHPKSVGYLKLGSKNPFEQPKLYGNYLTHPKDVATMVAAIRYIMKLVDTPPFLKYGSTLYNKKYPTCVQFDYDSDQYWECAVRTITATLHHQIATCKMGPPTDPMAVVDPELRVYGIRNLRVIDSSIIPETIAAHTNAPAIMIGEKGADLIKSRWGLLDNYA from the exons ATGCAGagcatgaaaataaatacattattaatattaattatttcgttaAGTGCAACATCAAGTAATGATGATTTTGATGACATAGTGACGGTATCCGATGAAGACTATGCAGTACCAGAGCCAAGCAATTACAATGGATATGAGTTTGTTAAAAAGCAGAAACGGCATACGTCTTCTCCTTATAAAAGCAGAGTTCTGGAAGCTATGCTAAACACTCCCATGTACCACCTGAACACATCAGAGAGTGATGTATTTTCTGCATTTAGAGATCAATACGAACTACCGAAAG GTTTCAAAGGACCGTTAAAGATATACGATTTCATAATTGTTGGGGCCGGATCAGCCGGTAGTGTTCTGGCTGCTAGATTGAGTGAGGGCAAGAAAGCCTCAGTGCTGCTATTGGAGGCTGGTGTCGGCGAGTCAATTATTGGAAGCGTCCCCATACTTGCACCCTTGTTACAACAAACTGATTACGTATGGCCCTACCTCATGGAACCTCAGCCTGGAGTTTGTATGG GAATGGACAATGAGAGATGTTTCTGGCCGAGAGGTAAAGCTGTGGGAGGGACGAGTGCTGTTAACTATATGATTTACACACGCGGCATGCCCGTAGATTGGAACAGAATAGCTGCTAAGGGAAATTACGGATG gtCATACGATGACGTGTTGccgtattatattaaatctgaACGAGCAAATTTGCGTGGTTTGAAAAACTCTCCATGGCACGGTAAAGACGGCGAACTCAGCGTAGAAGATATTCCATTTAG GTCTAAATTGTCGAAAGCGTTTTTAGACGCTGGTCAACTATTTGGTAATCGAAGAGTTGACTACAACAGCCCTGACGGATTTGGATTTAGTTTCATTCAAGctacaataaataaaggtaAACGAGCAAGCAGTGCCACAGCATTCCTTcacgatataaaaaaaagaaagaaccTACACATATTAACGAGCAGTCGAGCAACTAGAATCCTAATTGATCCGCTCACAAAGACCGCGTATGGAGTTGAATTTCAAAGGCTAGGTCAAAAATACACAATCCACGCTGCGAAAGAAGTAATATTATCAGCTGGACCAATCGAGTCTCCGCATTTGCTAATGCTGTCTGGTGTGGGTCCGCGAGAACATTTAGAATCATTTGGAATTAACGTTATACAAAATCTCCCGGTGGGACAGACATTATACGATCATATTTCTTTCCCTGGTCTTACGTTTCTTTTAAATGCCACTCAGTTAACATTAGCTGAAAGGAAAATAGCCACATTACAAAATACAGTGCAATATACTCAGTATGGAGATGGACCTATGTCTTCACTAGCGGGTGTTGAAACAATTGGATATATAAAGACCCAAGAATCAAATGAATTAGGCGATGTTCCTGATATAGAACTGATTGGAACCTGCGCTTCTCTTGCATCAGATGAGGGCAATATCGTAGCAAAAGGTATACGTCTGTCTAATAGGCTTTACAACAATTATTACAAGCCCGTCGAACATCTAGAATCGttcacaattattttcatgttacTGCATCCGAAGTCGGTAGGCTATTTGAAGCTCGGTTCTAAGAATCCGTTTGAACAACCAAAGCTTTATGGCAATTATTTAACCCATCCCAAAGACGTAGCGACTATGGTAGCTGCCATAAGATATATAATGAAACTAGTTGATACACCACCGTTTCTTAAATATGGATCAACTTtgtataataagaaataccCAACATGTGTTCAGTTTGATTACGACAGTGATCAGTATTGGGAATGCGCAGTTCGGACTATAACAGCAACGCTTCATCATCAAATAGCAACATGTAAGATGGGTCCACCCACTGATCCCATGGCCGTGGTTGATCCTGAGTTAAGGGTGTATGGCATCAGAAATTTACGAGTAATAGACAGTAGCATAATACCAGAAACCATAGCAGCCCATACAAATGCACCAGCTATCATGATCGGCGAAAAAGGAGCCGATCTAATAAAATCAAGATGGGGTTTATTAGACAACTATgcttaa
- the LOC119836258 gene encoding glucose dehydrogenase [FAD, quinone]-like: protein MLTRLIVPFILFIGSSSIGEESEGSVSNASVRNGKLFWPGYQSHLSDVVTQVASSMYGVHSDEDFFDFLRDSFPLPGGLNEPYSEYDFIIIGAGSAGCALANKLSKNRNTTVLLLEAGKPEMILTDMPVLAPIFQSTDYAWQYYMEHQPGVCMGMANGRCFWPRGKAVGGTSVINYMIYTRGRPQDWDRIAADGNYGWSYNDVLKYYIELEKASLKGFEKNPYRGQDGALPVEFVPVKTKLLNAFLEAGTILGHPTVDYNAPHEFGFGRVQVTISGGHRQSSAKAFLHKHKNRRNLHILPETRATKILIDPNTKKAYGIEYVRNKLLHTVYARKEVILSAGPIASPQLLMLSGIGPREHLSTLGIPVIQDLPVGKVLYDHICFPGIIFTLNETNVSFLERRAISLHSITQWFHNGDNEFASPGAVEGIGYIKTPVSTDPEPTVPDIELISIGGSIVSDGGPGGSKAVRRGMRIIDSVMDEAFGPIDSTDTWSAFPMLLHPKSVGRIELKDTNPFSHPKMYGNYLTDPTDVATFVAAIRHIQQIAATPPFQKYGAKIHPASYRTCRNFVFDSDAYWECALRTLTATLHHQISTCRMGPDSDPLAVLDAELRVRGISNLRVVDTSVIPRTISAHTNGPGMMIGLKAGDMIKKDWNI from the exons atgttaaccCGCCTCATTGttcctttcattttattcatcgGATCTTCATCCATAGGTGAAGAGAGTGAGGGCAGTGTGAGCAATGCAAGTGTGAGAAATGGCAAATTATTTTGGCCAGGATACCAAAGCCACTTATCTGATGTGGTCACGCAAGTAGCGTCCTCGATGTATGGTGTCCACTCAGATGAGGACTTTTTTGATTTTCTACGGGACTCGTTTCCGCTGCCGGGAg GGCTCAACGAACCATATTCCGAATATGACTTCATCATAATCGGCGCTGGTTCAGCTGGCTGCGCTCTAGCCAATAAACTGTCTAAAAATCGAAACACCACAGTTCTGCTTTTGGAAGCTGGCAAACCAGAAATGATCTTGACTGACATGCCTGTCTTAGCACCAATATTTCAATCGACGGATTACGCGTGGCAGTACTATATGGAGCACCAACCGGGAGTCTGTATGG GTATGGCCAACGGACGGTGCTTCTGGCCACGGGGCAAAGCAGTTGGGGGGACGTCTGTCATCAATTACATGATTTACACCCGAGGAAGACCCCAGGATTGGGATCGAATAGCAGCTGATGGAAATTACGGATG GTCATACAATGACGTACTGAAATATTACATCGAACTTGAAAAAGCATCCTTAAAAGGTTTTGAGAAAAATCCATATAGAGGTCAAGACGGTGCTCTTCCCGTTGAATTTGTTCCTGTAaa AACAAAGCTTCTCAACGCATTTTTGGAGGCGGGCACCATTCTCGGTCATCCAACTGTTGATTACAATGCTCCACACGAGTTCGGGTTTGGACGCGTCCAAGTCACAATAAGCGGCGGTCATCGACAGAGCTCCGCTAAAGCATTCCTTCATAAACATAAGAATAGGCGTAACCTTCATATACTACCAGAAACCAGAGCCACTAAAATTCTAATCGACCCTAACACAAAAAAGGCTTACGGCATCGAATATGTACGTAACAAACTACTGCACACTGTTTATGCTCGCAAAGAAGTAATTTTGTCTGCTGGACCTATCGCCTCGCCTCAACTTCTTATGTTGTCTGGAATAGGTCCCCGAGAACATTTAAGTACACTTGGCATACCTGTAATTCAAGATCTGCCAGTGGGTAAAGTTTTGTACGACCATATATGTTTCCCTggtattatttttacgttAAACGAAACCAACGTATCATTTTTGGAAAGGCGAGCTATAAGCCTTCATAGTATAACGCAGTGGTTCCATAATGGCGATAACGAATTTGCTTCACCTGGTGCAGTAGAAGGAATTGGCTACATTAAAACCCCAGTCTCTACCGACCCTGAGCCTACGGTGCCAGATATTGAACTTATTAGTATTGGCGGATCCATCGTATCAGACGGCGGTCCAGGGGGTAGTAAAGCAGTCCGTCGTGGAATGAGAATAATAGATAGCGTAATGGACGAAGCATTTGGTCCAATCGACAGTACTGATACGTGGTCCGCATTCCCAATGCTATTGCATCCAAAATCTGTCGGCCGTATCGAATTAAAAGACACCAATCCATTCAGCCACCCAAAAATGTATGGTAACTATTTGACAGATCCGACTGACGTTGCCACGTTTGTGGCTGCGATACGCCACATCCAACAAATAGCGGCTACTCCTCCATTTCAAAAGTATGGCGCAAAAATACATCCTGCATCTTACAGAACGTGTAGGAACTTTGTTTTTGACTCTGATGCATATTGGGAGTGTGCTTTACGAACTCTAACGGCCACTCTGCATCATCAAATATCTACATGCCGTATGGGCCCGGACAGCGACCCACTAGCAGTTTTGGATGCAGAATTACGCGTAAGGGGCATCAGCAATTTACGTGTGGTGGACACGAGCGTTATTCCCAGAACAATTTCGGCGCACACTAATGGACCTGGCATGATGATCGGCTTGAAAGCAGGCGACATGATAAAGAAAGAttggaatatttaa
- the LOC119836262 gene encoding glucose dehydrogenase [FAD, quinone]-like produces MVQQQPALLSALWILFTILLPTRTQNMNPVSSFMNFLQEGTHQLDAEPPDQVNLLSEYDFIVVGAGTAGCVIANRLTEIPDWKVLLVEAGVNENFLMDIPILANYLQFTSANWKYKTKPSDKYCAGFENQQCNWPRGKVVGGSSVINYMIYTRGAPQDYNNWEAMGNKGWNWDEVLPYFKKVEKFNIPAFDNPKYHGHEGFVNIEHAPFRTTKAKAWVKGAQELGFRYSDYNGANPGGVSFLQLSMKNGTRHSSSRAYLHPINKRNNLHLSKGSMVTKLIFDSNKKRVIGIELEKRGKRFKIIARKEVIVSAGAINSPQLLMLSGIGPRDHLEALKIPVVKDLPVGYNLMDHIAAGGVQFMVNQQNFSLSTEYILNHLELVFRWMKTHNGPLSIPGGCEALIFMDLKDKYNKTAWPDLELLFIGGGLNSDPLLPRNFNFDEKIYSETYSPLGKDDVFMIFPMLMRPKSKGRVMLQSRNPKVHPTLVPNYFEYQEDLQKIVEGIKVAIEISRQPAMRKLGTKMYDVPIEECLQYGPFGSDAYFACQAQMFTFTIYHQSGTCKMGVESDPSAVVDNRLRVHGITGLRVIDASVMPEIVSSHTNAPVYMIAERGSDFIKQDWGH; encoded by the coding sequence aTGGTTCAACAGCAACCAGCGCTGCTATCAGCGCTATGGATactgtttacaatattactcCCAACGAGAACACAAAACATGAATCCAGTTTCGTCTTTCATGAACTTCCTCCAAGAAGGCACACATCAACTCGACGCCGAGCCACCTGATCAAGTTAATTTGCTTTCAGAGTACGATTTCATTGTAGTCGGCGCTGGAACGGCAGGGTGTGTTATCGCTAATCGTTTAACTGAAATACCAGACTGGAAAGTACTTTTGGTGGAAGCGGGAGTCAATGAAAACTTCCTCATGGACATCCCTATACTAGCTAACTATCTCCAATTTACGTCGGCAAATTggaagtataaaacaaaaccttCTGATAAATACTGTGCAGGATTCGAGAACCAGCAGTGTAATTGGCCTCGAGGTAAAGTTGTTGGAGGTTcaagtgtaataaattatatgatttatacaAGAGGTGCACCACAAGACTATAACAATTGGGAAGCAATGGGCAATAAGGGGTGGAATTGGGATGAGGTGTTACCATACTttaaaaaagttgaaaaatttaatataccgGCTTTTGACAATCCTAAGTACCACGGACACGAAGGCTTCGTCAATATCGAGCATGCTCCCTTTCGAACAACTAAAGCTAAAGCGTGGGTAAAAGGTGCTCAAGAATTAGGATTTCGGTACAGTGATTACAATGGAGCTAATCCAGGCGGAGTGTCTTTCTTGCAATTGTCGATGAAAAATGGAACCCGACACAGCTCTAGTAGGGCGTATTTGCAtccaattaataaaagaaataatcttCATCTCTCAAAAGGAAGTATGGTGACAAAACTAATTTtcgattcaaataaaaagagagTTATTGGAATAGAACTCGAAAAACGTGGAaagcgttttaaaataatagctaGGAAAGAAGTTATTGTTTCTGCAGGCGCTATTAATTCACCCCAACTTTTGATGCTCTCTGGTATAGGCCCAAGAGATCATTTGGAAGCGCTTAAAATACCAGTAGTGAAGGACTTACCGGTTGGATACAATTTGATGGACCATATCGCTGCGGGTGGAGTACAGTTTATGGTGAACCAGCAAAACTTTAGTTTATCTACAGAATATATCCTAAACCATTTAGAATTAGTATTTAGATGGATGAAAACACATAATGGACCTTTATCAATACCTGGTGGATGTGAAGCCTTAATATTCATGGATTTAAAagacaaatacaataaaaccgCGTGGCCTGATCttgaattactttttattggtGGCGGTCTGAACTCTGATCCGCTGCTACCTAGAAACTTTAATTTTGACGAGAAAATATACTCGGAAACATACAGCCCTCTAGGAAAAGATGATGTCTTCATGATATTTCCCATGTTAATGCGACCGAAATCGAAGGGAAGAGTAATGTTGCAAAGTAGAAATCCTAAAGTCCATCCAACATTGGTaccaaattattttgaataccaGGAGGATTTACAAAAGATAGTTGAAGGAATAAAAGTTGCTATAGAAATTTCCAGACAGCCAGCTATGCGTAAGCTTGGTACAAAAATGTACGATGTTCCAATTGAAGAATGTCTTCAGTATGGTCCTTTTGGTAGTGATGCTTACTTTGCTTGTCAAGCCCAGATGTTTACATTTACTATATACCATCAGAGTGGAACTTGCAAAATGGGTGTGGAAAGTGATCCGTCAGCTGTGGTAGACAACAGACTACGAGTACATGGGATTACGGGACTTAGAGTTATAGACGCTAGTGTAATGCCCGAAATAGTATCAAGTCATACGAATGCTCCAGTGTACATGATAGCAGAACGGGGTTCGGACTTCATCAAACAGGACTGGGGccattag